Proteins from a genomic interval of Polyodon spathula isolate WHYD16114869_AA chromosome 1, ASM1765450v1, whole genome shotgun sequence:
- the LOC121316853 gene encoding small integral membrane protein 15 yields MLDVKAWAEYIVEWAAKDPYGFLTTVVLALTPLFIASAGLSWKLAKMIEIRDREQKKKQKRQENIAKAKRAKKD; encoded by the coding sequence ATGCTTGACGTAAAAGCCTGGGCAGAGTACATTGTTGAGTGGGCTGCAAAAGACCCCTATGGCTTCCTTACCACTGTGGTCTTGGCCCTTACGCCACTGTTCATAGCCAGTGCTGGGTTGTCATGGAAACTTGCGAAAATGATTGAGATCAGGGATCGAgaacaaaagaagaaacaaaaacgtCAAGAAAACATTGCAAAAGCAAAGAGGGCAAAGAAAGACTGA